In Candidatus Bathyarchaeota archaeon, the sequence TGTTGCTGTTTGTGTTCTTTAATTTCCTCTACGATGGCACGGTTGCGCTTTGGTTTCCCTTCTTGATGGATTTGTTCGGTTTCACGTTTGCTGTTTTGATTATTCTGTATTTGTCTTCGATGTTTAATTGGAAAACTGTGAGCATATTCGCAGTGCTTCTGACCGTGCTGGATATTATTCTTGTTATCGGAACTGGCACAATGGTTACAGCAGCCAAGCAATTTACGGGGCTCGGTTTGCCAGTGTTGGTGTACTTGCCAAACGTGCCTTTCTTGTATTCAGCTGACGGTTTGCTGTTGAATCGCGGTTTGGGGTTAGGTGACTTCTTCTTTGCAGGCATATTGGCAGTGCAGACTTACAAGAAGTTCGGCCGAAACACCGCTTTAGCTTCAACCGTTGCTATGGCGGTAGCGTTTGGAGTCTGGGAAGCATACTTGGCAGATATCTTGGCACTGCTTAACCCAATTATGGGGCGAGAAATCGGCGGGTTCCCGGGCACTTTGATGATTATCAGCGGGTGGGCTCCGGTGGTTGCTTACAAGTTGCTCAAAGCTAAAAGCCAAAACAAAACCATTGCAGTTATGTCTCCAGTGGCGCCTTCAGAAACTCAACCGTTGTAGGGCAAAACGGCTATTTTTTTTGTTTTGTTAAAAGATGTTTGGGAAAAATTGGTTAAAAATAAGAGTGTGAGGCTTTTACCCGAATAGGGCGCCTAATCCTTCTAGTGCTGCTTCTTCCTTGGCTTTTTCTTCTTCAGCTTTCTTCTTCTTGTCTTCTGCTGGGGCTGCTGCTGGCTTTGCTTCTCCGCCTGCTGGAGCTGCGACTGGCGCGGCTGCCATCATGGCTGGTGCTGCTTTGATTGCTTCATCGATGTTTACTTCGCTGAGTGAAGCTACTAGTGCTTTAACTTGGACTGCGTCGACTGTTAAGCCTGCTGCTTCGAGAACTTTTGTTACTGAAGCTTCGTCGATTGGTTTTCCTGCCTTGTGAAGGAGCATTGCTGCGTAAATGTTTTCCATATCTTTTCACCTCTTCATCGGACTATTTTAACCTTATTGGTCTAACCTGTTCCCGCAATTCGAGAACTGGCTGTAACCTGAATTGGCAGATTCCTATGCCGATTTCTTGCCGTTTAGAAGAATACCCTATACCTTAAGAACCTTTCGTCAACTCATAAACAGTATCTACTCCATCAGACGACAATGCAAAGCTTATCGGTGGAGTAGCGTGGTTTGAGGGTCTTTTTGGGGCGGCGCAGCGAGTTCCCAAGCGAGGTTATTTCCAGGGGTTGTCTGAATTCAGTTGCGATTTTTTCTATAGCGCCTGCCTATTTATAGGCACAACGCTGCTGCTCTGCAGCTACCTCCCCTCCCCTTATTTAAAGAACAAAGAGTGCGATGTTGCTCTGCCATAAAAACTATCACTGTATAATATGGCTGGCGATTTTGTGGATTTTTAGCACTCGCCAAAGACCAAATCGTGAGTTGCACCAGCAAAGGCCGAGTTTTTGGTCGTTAAGCATTCTTTTCTTGGCATCACAACAACAGTAAATCTAACTGTATGTAGATTATGCTGCTTTGGTGATGCCTTACTGGGTAGCCTTAAGAAATGCTTATTAAACGAGGTGGATTAGAATTCAGAAGCCGCGTTGTTTGGGCGAGTAGATCAGCCTGGTACGATCGCCACGTTGGCATCGTGGAGGCCGCGGGTTCAAATCCCGCCTCGTCCACCAGAACACCCACCCCGTCCATTTTTAGAGGAATTAAAAAGAAGAGTACACTGAAGGCTACGAAAAACAAGATTCCTTGAAGCCAACACAGACATAACAATAAGGGGGACAGTCTCGCACTACGTTAGAGCAGATAATTTTGAAGGCTACTCAGGTTAATTCTAAAAACACACTCTGGCAGCGTCGCTAAGGTATCGTTCAAAACGACGCCTTGATTGTAAAACTTGAATTTTGGAAAAACAAATAGCCAAACTAAATTGTTATTCTTCAAGAAATAGCAAGGGTAAATATCAGCATTAGATTTTTTAAACCTATTAAGAGGATACGCTATTTTATGCCAGCCAACGTCTAAACCTCCATAAGATAAATTCTTTGATTCAATAACAAAAATCGCTTTTTCGGTAAAAATTGAGTAATCTAACTCTTCTTGACCGTTATAGGTATAAATTGCTTGGTTTTTTTCTTCTTTAGAATTGTATAAATAGACGTCAAATTTTGATGTCCGATTTCCTCTGGGACCGATGTAATATTCTGTTTCCCCAGTGATTCTTTTGATTATTTTATAAAAAATACCTAAGAAATGCATTAGTTCCAGACAAGCGTTCTCGGTTAATCTGTCTAAGTAAGCATTAACCAAGTTTTTGTGATTCTTAGGGACATCATAAAATAGGTCTTCAAATTGATTAAGTTTTAAGTCCAGATATGACGACTTAAAAAAATCTTTTGAAAACGACAAATTTGCCCTGTCCTGTGCGTAGAAGAAACAAGTTGTTATCTGTGAATTCTTTGGCTTGTTTTGAATAGAAGTCAATCGATAAGAGGTTAGCTGTAATAGCACCACTTCTTTGAAGAATTGACTGAAGATTATGTTGCCTTACATAATCTGTGAATTTTATTTCTTGCGAATAGCCTCTCTTTGATATATAAGAATTGAATTCGGAATCTTTAAGCAAGTTATCCCAAATATTCATAGCCTATTTGGAGTAGGTGATTGGTATATTAGGATAATGTTTTATTGGCAGGTACTCCAAAATGAGAAAACAGAACTACCTTTTTGTTATTAACTTCCTGTCATAAGTTAACGAAAAAGCCCGTTAAATTAATCAACGGCCGCCGCATAATTATTGGAACGGGCAGTATTTGGGCATGACTTCAATCGACTTAGGTTGCGGAAACAACAAAATTTCCAAATTTTTTGTAGGGATAGATAATCATCCTGGAGCGCAAGCCGACGTAACATGTGACATGACAAACTTGAGTATGTACAAGGATTCGTCTGTTACGGTGGTTACTTCGAGGCGTGCAATACAGCATGTTGAGGATGATGTGCAGGTTTTTAGAGAAATTAACAGAATCTTAACTCCAGATGGAGTAGCCATAATTGAAGTAGCAAGCACACTAAATGCGGTTGTCAGTAAAACATTTAACCGCTTAAAAATCAAGAAATACCGCTATACAGTTTTCCACACCTATTCAAAATCAACTATTAAAAAAAGAGTCAAAGAGGGCGGCTTACAAATAGTCACATACGCGAAAGCGCCAACGAAGCTACCGTTTTATAATCATGTAATCATAGCTATGAAAGGCGAATCGGGCGAAAACAAAAACACAACCTAAACCTTTGGTCCTCGACCCTTAATCATTGAGTTTAGCAGTTGACGAAGTGCCCTTCTCCAGCCAGTTACGTGACTTAGCCAAAGTTTTACCTGCAAAAGTAATTTTTAACGCATCTTCATAGGGACAGATTTCAACACATCGAGCACAGAGAATACATCGAGCTTCAGTTACGTCTCCACCTTTCTTCTCGTACATGTCAGTGGCCTGCGTTGGGCAGACACGTTTGCAAACGCCGCATTTGGTGCATTTCTTCTCGTTCTTCTCTAACTTGGTCAACGCGATGTAACGAAATGGTTTGAACGCACTGAACAATGCGCCTAAGCCGCCCATCGGGCAAATTCGGCACCACGCTCGACGATACGCGATAGCTAAAATCGTGACGATGATGAGTACAGTTACGTTTATTGAGGTTAAGTAGAAACCGCTTATCCAGAATGGCCCATACACTATCTGAGAAACATAAGACCAATCCATGGCTCCGATGGCGCACTCAACCGCGATACACAGAGGACGCGCGGGGCAAATTAGACAGAAAGGTTCGTTGATGTTGCTTACTATGCCTGCTTCGGTTCCTTCAGGCCCACCAGGTATGGTTCCTGGCACGATTTCTGTGCCGAAAATGGCGTAGGAACCAAAGATTACGCTAAGCAGCAACAGGACGGCGATTATTATGAAGCTTGACTGAATCAACTTCTTGTTGGTTTTGCCGGATACATTTAGGTGCTTGAGGCGTGTTGCTTTGCGCACCCGTGTTAGGAGGTCTTGGTAGAGCCCAAACGGGCACAGCCACCCACAGAAAGAACGCCCCAGAACTATGCAAGCCGCAACTAACATACCGACAACTATGGCCAGTTTCTCAAGCCCAGAGGTGGAATAGTTAACTTGGTACCCCCGTGGATAATCCCAAAAGGGGAATATGTAGGCTTGAAGCTGCCAGATAGCGCAGGTTACAGTGCGACCATTCGGGTAATAGCATGCCAGAAAAGGCACAGAGATGCCGTCGGGGAACTGGTTGCCCAAGATATCAGCGCCCAGCAAGTTGTCGCGTGGAGAAGGACCCAGAGGCGCAAAAATTTCCACGTTGAACGGCCCGACGAGTAAACCCATGAATACGGCAAAGACTGCTGCAATTTGGATGAAGAGTCTTAGGGTACTGATTTTTCGGGTTTTGTCTTTGGATAACTTGAGGATTAAGATGATTCCGACGGCGACGATTAAGGCAAACAATGGGACAACTATGTAGGGTGAGTTTTCAGTCACCATACAGAAGGCTTCCTCCTGACGTTAAAGCGGATTAGTGATGCCACCGCCACCGTCACCGCCAAAACCGCAAGCGTAGCCAACGCTACAGAATGCTGTACATAAAACGGTTGATCGCTCTCTGAATCCACATTAAACCCGTAGTGCGAAACTGTAACGTTGCCTGTTTTGCCATAAACGATTATTGTGTTGTCTGAGAGAAGCTTCCAATCTCGACCGGGAGCCAAGAAAACTCCAGGCGGGTTGGTTACACCCCATTCGCTTGTGTGGGTGGATTTTGTGGTGTTTATGTTTAGGTTGATGGTTTGTTCGCCTGGTCTATCAGCGTAGTATCTGATGTAACCGTAGCGGTTGAAAATGTTGGAGATTCTGTCAGAGTAAAACGTGAAGATGGTTATGTGAGAGTCTTTTACCGATATGTTTAGGTTGCCTAGTCTGGTGGCGTTTCTGTTGGTTAGGGTTAAGTCAGTGAAGGCCCATGTGTCGCCTTCAAGCGTGGCTGACGTGTAGGTACCGTTGAAGGCGAAGTTAAATGAACCGTTAAGGTGGGGGATTAAGAAAGTGTCACTGGCTGTAAAATTTTTCGGCGACTGAGCTTGAACAGGGGAAGTAAACAAAAGAAGCGCGAAAGCTAACAGTGTCACCGCAGCTATTCGTAAACTGAATAGTTTCTTCGCTTTCGCCCTCAAAGCCGCCCACAAGTTAACCAAAAATAAAACACTTAGGGCTATAAGGCTTTTTATAAGCCAAGCCAACAGCCCCCCTTTTGGCAATATACTAAATGTTGAAGTCTTTGCTGGGTTCTTCTTCGTCGGGTTTTGGTTCTTCTGACGCTGGAGGCATAGGTTCCTCGCTTGGTGTTTGCTCAACGGCAGGTTTTCGTGGTTTCTTGCTTTTCATCATCACGAAGAGAACAATCACAACAACGATTGCTGCAGCTGCCGCCACCACAATCCAGGGCAACCAGTCGGTTGTATCACCATCTGAGGCGCCCCCGCTTGTACTGGGGGTACGTGTTGAAGATGAAGCAACAACTTGAATGGTCGCCTCTGCAGAGTCAAACGAGAAATAGTTGTTACTAGAGTCCAAGACGTCTACACCAACACGGTAAGTATGTGAACCCAACGAGGCGCTGGTGGGGATTTGCATGGTAAATTGGGTGACGTAGACGCCGTTTGCTTCTACGGTCGCGGGGTTACTGGATAAGTTTGGACCGAAGAGTTGGTCTTTTTGCATCCAGTCTGCGTGGACACCTATCGCGTAGATTTTCAATACCTCTGAAACTTTGCTTTGGAATGTGACGCTGACAAGCACTGTGTCTCCTGGTTTTGGTGACGAGTTGGATAATGTTGCGTATATGCTTGCGTCGCTTGAAGAAAGCGCGGAAACTAAGCCTACAGACAAGAAAACAATTACCACAAAAGATGTTAGGGTTGCGATTCGGAGTCCTTTCAACTGAATTCCTCTATATCCCTTTTGTCACGCCAGTTTGCTATATATAATTTTTCCATAATCTCGCCACACTAAAGAAAACAACTAACAAAAAATTGGAAACACACCGACTATGCGGATTCTTATGCCAAGCTTGCTTGGTCAACCAAGTGTGCGGTCCCGTCGGGGCAATAAACTTTTTCGCCTAACCCCACTCTGCGATACCGAGCCAAGCATGGTTTTTGCAATCCACAGCCATCACAATCTCTCGAAATCACCTTGATTTCACCCCTCTCCCTTCACAAACAGAGACACATAGCACGAGATGATTTAAGGTAATTTACGGCTCATGGCTTGTTTTGCGTTAACCTTAAGTTTATGCAACCGATGTTTGCAGAGGAAAGATATGGATACCTTAGCCTTTGCAAACATGCTCCTAGATGTAGCCAGCATCATAAACTTCATAGCATTACTCTGGATGCTTCGGGCAATCATAAAAAACCGCAACTATCTGCGGGGCTTCAGTGTAGTCGGCTCCTTTTTGACTTTTATATCTATATTAGGCTTCGAGTTGGCTTATCACCTACTCGGGAACGTGATCGGCTTTATGATCGGTTGGGGAACTGTAGCGTTTTGGTTCTTAGCGTTTGTCTACACCCTTAGACTCAAACTCAAAGACCGAAAAAACCAAAAAGAAACACAAACTACCGAGCAGGAAACTTTATCGTAAAAGTTGATCCTTTTCCCTCTTGACTTTCAAAACATATGCTTCCGCCATGTGCTTCGATGACACGTTTACAGACAGCTAAACCGAAGCCTTGACCGCGGGGTTTTGTGGTGAAAAGCGGTGTGAAAATGTGGCTTTTTATCTTTTCAGCTATTCCCACTCCTGTGTCCTTCACTGAAATAGACACCTGACCTGAAGCGTTAATTTTCGCTGAAACAGTTAGGACGCCACCGTTGGGCATAGCCTGCACAGCATTGGTAACCAAGTTAACTAAAACCCGCTTTAACAGTTGAGGGTCAGCCAATAGGGTTGGCGCGGCGTTATGATTTTTGATTTGGACGGAAACGTTAGGTGGAATGGTAACGGTTGCCAACACGCTGTTTAGGAGTGCGTGCAACTCGACGGTTTTCTTTTCGATTTTTACAGGTTGCACAAATGCTTGCAGGTCACTGACGATTTTATCCATGTAGGCAATTTGGTCTTCAATTATCCTGAAACTCTCTTTCAAATTGAGTTTAGCCTCTTCGTCAGATAATTCTTCGACCTCAGACTTTGCCAGATACAATTCACCCAGCAACGTTTGCAGAGGATTACGCAAGTCATGTCCAACCATGGCGGCTGTTTGCCCAATCGCCGCTAACCGCTCTTTCTCTTTGAGCTGCTTGGTTCTTTCTTCCACGATTTTCTCCAGATTCCCCGCGTGCTTCTCTAAACTCTTTTGCAGACGCTTCTGAGCGCTGATGTCACGCACGATGGACCAGATGCCGACAACGTTACCTTTGCCATCGGTTAAACGCCAAGTCCGCACCGACGCGGGAAAAACAGAGCCATCCTTGCGCCTGTACTCCCTCTCAAAAACGATAGAACGACCAGTTTTGAGGACTTTGTTTACTATTTTTTCTCTTTGCTCGTGATATTTTTTTGGCAGCAGCTGCTTTATGCTTAGGTTTTTTAGTTCACTTTTGCTGTACCCCAACATTTTTGCGTAGGCTTGGTTGCAGTCGATCATCTTTCCCTCTAAGTCACGGGCCATTATGCCGTCTTTGGTGGTTTGGTATAGTCTTCGGTAACGTTTTTCTGCAGAAATTAGGGCTTTTTGGGCGTTTTTATTATGTTCATTGTTGTTTGTAGAGTTGGGGGTACTGCTATGTTGATTGATGTTTTTAGAATCTTTAAATGGGGTTTTCTGATTTTCCGCTGCGATTTGGGCAGTTTCGGTAGTAGGCAACCTACGTGACCCCTGTTCAGTAATTGAATACGTTTTAAATAAAAGGCTTTCTAAAATAGTTCCTTCTAAAGGGTAGAAATAGACAAAAAATAGACGTTTGAGGAAATTTTGCTGGAAATTAATGTTTAGTTATCAGCGCCTCCTCATTAAGTTAACTTGACAACATAGTCGAATTCAACACGACTAGGCGGCAAGGAGTAACTTAAGCCACCCACGAAAATCGTTTCCGTTTAGATGATGCTGTAGGTTTGGCGGTAGATGAAACCTAAAAGCAGCGGCCACGGAGGCGGATACCCAATTAGGGGGTTTAACCCTGTCAGGTATGGATTGGAGAAAACAGAAATTTCGTGTTGCTGGTAGGGGTTTAAGCCTGAACTAACCAAGTAACCTGTTTCTAGAAAAATTCTTTGGTCATAGTAATGGCCCAGAAAGACAGCTAGAGGCAACTGAACCAAGACACTTACTAAAACTTGTAGCTGCCCATGCCTAAGTCGGTATTTGCTCATCTAAAGTTACCTTTAAGAAACGGATAAAAAACGAGAAAAGAAGAAAGTCTAATTGAAAAGAAGGCTTTTTCTGAGAAGCTTCGACTTAGTCAAGACCGCCACAAGCAATACTGTAGCAAAAAGAATCGGCACCGCTATTATAGGTATTTCTGGCACCCAAACCATACCGTTGAAAGCCATGATTTGGCCGCCGTCACCTACTGTCCACGCTTGCAGCATCCCGGTGGTTTCGCCGTGAATCATGGATATGCCTCGTAGGTTGCCGCTTATCAGGTTGGTGTTGCATTCCCACTGGGTTCCTGTCCAATACATCACTAACCCGTTGCTACCACATGCCCAAGCTGACGTAGCGTTCCCAATAGAGATTGAGTGTATAGTTGAGTTTACGGATTGCGAAGGAGTTGTTGTGTTCATTGTTCCGAAGTTGAATTTATCCCACACTTTCCAAGTAGACTGGTTAAGGTTCAATACTACACCGTTGTTGTTGCTGCCGCCAGCTGCCCAGCCATGGTTTGCGTCTACCATTTGGATTGTGTAGAGGGGCGCGTTGGTTGGGCTTGTCATCGCTTCCCATGTGGAGCCCGTCCAATGCATGATTGTGCCTGCGTCGCCGACTGCCCATGCCTCCGCTGAGTTATGAGCCATAGCTACACCTCTCAGCGTGTGGGGCGTTATGTCTGTCATAGCGAACCATGTGTCTCCGTTCCAGTTTAGGGTCAATCCGTTTGCGCCTACAATCCAGCCCATCATGCCATCAGTTGTTATCGTAACCGAATACAGAGTGGAGTTAATCGTGTCGAAAGTGTCTGTGAAGCCGCTGAAGCTGATTCGGCTCCAAACATTCCAAGTGCCGTTATAATGCAGAATCACTCCTGAGTTGCCGCTTCCGCCCACAGCCCAACCGTTGGTTACGTTGTTAAATGCGACGGAGTAAAGGTGGGATGTAGTTGGACTTGACACCGTAGCCCATGAGTTGCCGTTCCAGTGGGCGATGGTTCCTGCGTCGCCAACAGCCCAAGCTTCAAGTGTCGTGAGGTCACCGTTGGCGGTTAGGTTGTTTACTATGCATACAGCGTTAAGGGTTGTTGTAGTGGGACTTGTCACTCTGTCGATTGAGGTTTGTGCTGCTGCACTTGAGAGAGTTAAGCAGAGACTGAAAAGACAAAGCGTTAAAGCAATCTTTGAAAATTTCATCTCTTACTTTTTCACCTGCCTAAAAATTTTCGACAACCTAGCAACCCAACCCGCGCTAATATAAGTTTGTGACTGTACAACCATGACCACTAAAGAAACAAAAAAAGTCTAAGACACCAAAATCGACAAGTAATATGCGTTTTCAAAAACATATAGACCTACTTGACCCTGTCACTTAGCGGTTTTTTGCAGAAATAGTCTTAAAGACCACTTTGCGTATGTATCAGCGAAGTTTATATGCCTACTAACCTGCCGCCTGAAGCACTGGACAAGTGGGAAGAAGTAGAAGCCGCCAAAGGCCCCCGCGAAAAAATGGAGAAAATGCAGGAATTCCTAAAGTACGTTCCTCAACATAAAGGCACCCTCAAACTCCGAGGCGAAATTAAACGCAAAATCGCCATCATCCGAGAAGACCTCGAAGAAAAAAAACGCAAAGGCACAGGCAAAAGCAGCGGCGGACCTAAACTATTCGTCGAAAAAGAAGGCTCCGCTCAAATAGCGATTGTTGGAATGACGAACGTGGGCAAAAGCTGCCTCATGCAAGCCGTCACCAAAGCCAATGTAG encodes:
- the rpl12p gene encoding 50S ribosomal protein P1, giving the protein MENIYAAMLLHKAGKPIDEASVTKVLEAAGLTVDAVQVKALVASLSEVNIDEAIKAAPAMMAAAPVAAPAGGEAKPAAAPAEDKKKKAEEEKAKEEAALEGLGALFG
- a CDS encoding class I SAM-dependent methyltransferase, with protein sequence MTSIDLGCGNNKISKFFVGIDNHPGAQADVTCDMTNLSMYKDSSVTVVTSRRAIQHVEDDVQVFREINRILTPDGVAIIEVASTLNAVVSKTFNRLKIKKYRYTVFHTYSKSTIKKRVKEGGLQIVTYAKAPTKLPFYNHVIIAMKGESGENKNTT
- a CDS encoding 4Fe-4S binding protein; this encodes MVTENSPYIVVPLFALIVAVGIILILKLSKDKTRKISTLRLFIQIAAVFAVFMGLLVGPFNVEIFAPLGPSPRDNLLGADILGNQFPDGISVPFLACYYPNGRTVTCAIWQLQAYIFPFWDYPRGYQVNYSTSGLEKLAIVVGMLVAACIVLGRSFCGWLCPFGLYQDLLTRVRKATRLKHLNVSGKTNKKLIQSSFIIIAVLLLLSVIFGSYAIFGTEIVPGTIPGGPEGTEAGIVSNINEPFCLICPARPLCIAVECAIGAMDWSYVSQIVYGPFWISGFYLTSINVTVLIIVTILAIAYRRAWCRICPMGGLGALFSAFKPFRYIALTKLEKNEKKCTKCGVCKRVCPTQATDMYEKKGGDVTEARCILCARCVEICPYEDALKITFAGKTLAKSRNWLEKGTSSTAKLND
- a CDS encoding PAS domain S-box protein is translated as MPTTETAQIAAENQKTPFKDSKNINQHSSTPNSTNNNEHNKNAQKALISAEKRYRRLYQTTKDGIMARDLEGKMIDCNQAYAKMLGYSKSELKNLSIKQLLPKKYHEQREKIVNKVLKTGRSIVFEREYRRKDGSVFPASVRTWRLTDGKGNVVGIWSIVRDISAQKRLQKSLEKHAGNLEKIVEERTKQLKEKERLAAIGQTAAMVGHDLRNPLQTLLGELYLAKSEVEELSDEEAKLNLKESFRIIEDQIAYMDKIVSDLQAFVQPVKIEKKTVELHALLNSVLATVTIPPNVSVQIKNHNAAPTLLADPQLLKRVLVNLVTNAVQAMPNGGVLTVSAKINASGQVSISVKDTGVGIAEKIKSHIFTPLFTTKPRGQGFGLAVCKRVIEAHGGSICFESQEGKGSTFTIKFPAR